In Rhinolophus ferrumequinum isolate MPI-CBG mRhiFer1 chromosome 18, mRhiFer1_v1.p, whole genome shotgun sequence, a genomic segment contains:
- the LOC117038106 gene encoding L-lactate dehydrogenase A-like 6A isoform X2 — protein MATVKCELTKHLTSEKAVHRNKVSIIGTGSVGMACAVSILLKGLSDELALLDVAEDKLKGETMDLQHGSPFVKMPNIVSGKDYVDILTYVTWKISKFPQSRVIGSGCNLDTARFRFLIGQRLGIHSESCHGWILGEHGDSSVPVWSGVNIAGVPLKDVNSHIGTDKDPEQWKNVHKDVIASAYEIIKMKGYTSWAIGLSVADLTESILKNLRRVHPVSTIIKGLYGINEEVSLSVPCVLGENGITDLIKVKLTPEEEARLKKSAETLWEIQKDLKF, from the exons ATGGCGACTGTCAAGTGTGAGCTTACCAAGCATTTAACTTCAGAGAAGGCCGTTCATCGCAATAAGGTCTCCATTATAGGAACTGGATCGGTTGGCATGGCCTGTGCTGTCAGCATCCTTCTTAAAGGCTTGAGTGATGAACTTGCCTTGTTGGATGTTGCTGAAGACAAACTGAAGGGCGAGACAATGGATCTTCAACATGGCAGCCCTTTCGTGAAAATGCCAAATATTGTTTCTGGCAAAGATTATG TGGATATCTTAACTTACGTTACCTGGAAGATAAGTAAATTTCCCCAAAGCCGTGTTATTGGAAGTGGTTGTAATCTGGACACTGCCCGTTTTCGTTTCTTGATTGGGCAAAGGCTTGGTATCCACTCTGAAAGCTGCCATGGGTGGATCCTTGGAGAGCATGGAGACTCAAGTGTTCCTGTGTGGAGTGGAGTGAATATCGCTGGTGTCCCTCTGAAGGATGTGAACTCACATATAGGAACTGATAAAGATCCTGAGCAGTGGAAAAATGTCCACAAAGATGTGATTGCCAGCGCCTATgagattattaaaatgaaaggttATACTTCTTGGGCCATTGGCCTATCCGTAGCCGATTTAACAGAAAGTATTTTGAAGAATCTTAGGAGAGTGCATCCAGTTTCCACCATAATTAAGGGTCTCTATGGAATAAATGAAGAAGTGTCCCTCAGTGTTCCCTGTGTCCTGGGAGAGAATGGTATTACAGACCTTATAAAGGTAAAACTGACCCCTGAAGAAGAGGCTCGTCTGAAGAAGAGTGCAGAAACACTTTGGGAGATTCAGAAGGACCTCAAGTTTTAA
- the LOC117038106 gene encoding L-lactate dehydrogenase A-like 6B isoform X1, translating to MSWAMGVLWASRRVGAARANFLCLGMTPFPRQPAWIPHGGAWPVIPVSKMATVKCELTKHLTSEKAVHRNKVSIIGTGSVGMACAVSILLKGLSDELALLDVAEDKLKGETMDLQHGSPFVKMPNIVSGKDYGVTANSNLVIITAGARQERGETRLNLVQRNVAIFKFMISSIVQHSPHCKLIVVSNPVDILTYVTWKISKFPQSRVIGSGCNLDTARFRFLIGQRLGIHSESCHGWILGEHGDSSVPVWSGVNIAGVPLKDVNSHIGTDKDPEQWKNVHKDVIASAYEIIKMKGYTSWAIGLSVADLTESILKNLRRVHPVSTIIKGLYGINEEVSLSVPCVLGENGITDLIKVKLTPEEEARLKKSAETLWEIQKDLKF from the coding sequence ATGAGCTGGGCTATGGGAGTCCTGTGGGCCAGCCGGAGAGTAGGCGCTGCCAGAGCGAATTTCCTGTGTCTGGGGATGACCCCGTTTCCCCGCCAGCCAGCCTGGATCCCACACGGGGGCGCTTGGCCCGTTATCCCCGTGTCCAAGATGGCGACTGTCAAGTGTGAGCTTACCAAGCATTTAACTTCAGAGAAGGCCGTTCATCGCAATAAGGTCTCCATTATAGGAACTGGATCGGTTGGCATGGCCTGTGCTGTCAGCATCCTTCTTAAAGGCTTGAGTGATGAACTTGCCTTGTTGGATGTTGCTGAAGACAAACTGAAGGGCGAGACAATGGATCTTCAACATGGCAGCCCTTTCGTGAAAATGCCAAATATTGTTTCTGGCAAAGATTATGGTGTCACTGCAAACTCCAACCTCGTGATTATCACAGCAGGCGCACGCCAGGAAAGGGGAGAAACACGCCTTAATTTAGTCCAGCGAAATGTGGCCATCTTCAAATTCATGATTTCTAGTATTGTCCAACACAGTCCTCACTGCAAGCTGATTGTTGTTTCCAATCCAGTGGATATCTTAACTTACGTTACCTGGAAGATAAGTAAATTTCCCCAAAGCCGTGTTATTGGAAGTGGTTGTAATCTGGACACTGCCCGTTTTCGTTTCTTGATTGGGCAAAGGCTTGGTATCCACTCTGAAAGCTGCCATGGGTGGATCCTTGGAGAGCATGGAGACTCAAGTGTTCCTGTGTGGAGTGGAGTGAATATCGCTGGTGTCCCTCTGAAGGATGTGAACTCACATATAGGAACTGATAAAGATCCTGAGCAGTGGAAAAATGTCCACAAAGATGTGATTGCCAGCGCCTATgagattattaaaatgaaaggttATACTTCTTGGGCCATTGGCCTATCCGTAGCCGATTTAACAGAAAGTATTTTGAAGAATCTTAGGAGAGTGCATCCAGTTTCCACCATAATTAAGGGTCTCTATGGAATAAATGAAGAAGTGTCCCTCAGTGTTCCCTGTGTCCTGGGAGAGAATGGTATTACAGACCTTATAAAGGTAAAACTGACCCCTGAAGAAGAGGCTCGTCTGAAGAAGAGTGCAGAAACACTTTGGGAGATTCAGAAGGACCTCAAGTTTTAA